The genomic window GGGCAATTCTAGGTGGGCCGTCCGGGGGCCCGGCGCGCCGGGTTCCCACGGGTCTCCCGGACGCTCCGGCCCGCACGGCGGGCTGCCGGCCGGGAGCGCCCTCACCTGCGCGGAGCTGCGGTGATCGACTGTTTCCGCAGGTCAACTTAGGTACGCCTAAGTGATGAAGGGCACCGCTCCCGGTCCGGGGGTGGGTTGTCACGTCCGAAGGAATTACGCAACAATGGCGTTGTGAAATACGTGGGCGAGGCTCCCCAGGAGGAACTCGCGACCGGTGAGCGCTCGACGCGCAACCGGGTCGCGCGGTCCATCCTGGACCACGGCCCTTCCACGGTCGCCGACCTGGCCAAGCGCGTCGGGCTGACCCAGGCCGCCGTACGCAGGCACCTCGACGCCCTCGTGACCGACGACGTGGTCGAGGCCCGCGAGCAGCGGGTGTACGGAGCCAGGACCCGTGGCCGGCCGGCCAAGGTCTTCGCGCTCACCGACTGCGGCCGGGACGCGTTCGACCAGTCCTACGACAAACTCGCTGCCGACGCGCTCCGCTGGATCGCCGACACCGCCGGGGACGAGGCGCTCGTCGCCTTCGCCCGCGCCCGGATGGCCGCCCAGTACGAGACGTACCGCGCCGTCGTCGAGGCCGCCGCCCCCGAATCGCGCACCGAGGCCTTGGCCAAGGCCTTGTCGGCCGACGGGTACGCTGCTACGGCGCGCAGCGCGCCGGGGCCCCGGCAGGGCGAGCAGTTGTGCCAGCACCACTGCCCCGTCGCGCACGTCGCCGAGCAGTTCCCGCAGCTGTGCGAGGCGGAGACGGAATTCTTCTCCAGCCTGCTCGGGACCCACGTACAGCGCCTCGCCACCCTCGCCCACGGCGACGGGGTGTGCACGACGTTCGTTCCGCGCGGCAGCCCCACATCACCACAGACTTCACAGACCACTCATTCAGCATCCGCAAGCACGGCCGGGAGGAACCCCGCATGACGCTCCCCACGGAGACTGCCCACCCTGAGCTCGATGGCCTGGGCACGTACGAATTCGGCTGGGCCGACTCCGACGCGGCAGGCGCGGCGGCGAAGCGCGGCCTGTCCGAAGCTGTCGTCCGCGACATCTCGGAGAAGAAGAACGAGCCGGAGTGGATGCTCAATCTCCGGCTCAAGGGTCTCAAGCTGTTCGGCAAGAAGCCCATGCCGAACTGGGGCTCGGACCTGTCGGGGATCGACTTCGACAACATCAAGTACTTCGTCCGGTCCACGGAGAAGCAGGCCGAGTCCTGGGAGGACCTGCCCGAGGACATCAAGAACACGTACGACAAGCTCGGCATCCCGGAGGCGGAGAAGCAGCGCCTGGTCGCCGGTGTCGCCGCGCAGTACGAGTCCGAGGTGGTCTACCACCAGATCAACGAGGAGCTCGAGGCGCAGGGTGTCATCTTCATGGACACCGACACCGCGCTGAAGGAGCACCCGGAGCTCTTCAAGGAGTACTTCGGCACCGTCATCCCCGTCGGTGACAACAAGTTCGCCTCGCTGAACTCCGCCGTGTGGTCCGGTGGCTCCTTCATCTACGTGCCGAAGGGCGTGCACGTCGAGATCCCGCTCCAGGCCTACTTCCGTATCAACACGGAGAACATGGGCCAGTTCGAGCGGACGCTGATCATCGTCGACGAGGACGCCTACGTCCACTACGTCGAGGGCTGTACCGCGCCGATCTACTCCTCGGACTCCCTGCACTCCGCGGTCGTCGAGATCATCGTGAAGAAGGGCGGCCGCTGCCGCTACACGACCATCCAGAACTGGTCGAACAACGTGTACAACCTCGTCACCAAGCGTGCCGTGGCGTACGAGGGCGCGACCATGGAGTGGGTCGACGGCAACATCGGCTCCAAGGTCACCATGAAGTACCCGGCCGTCTACCTGATGGGCGAGCACGCCAAGGGCGAGACCCTTTCCATCGCTTTCGCGGGCGAGGGCCAGCACCAGGACGCCGGCGCCAAGATGGTGCACATGGCGCCGAACACCTCCTCCAACATCGTCTCCAAGTCGGTGGCGCGAGGCGGCGGCCGTACCTCCTACCGCGGTCTGATCGAGATCGGCGAGGGCGCGCCCGGCGCCAAGTCCAACGTGCTGTGCGACGCGCTGCTCGTGGACACCATCTCCCGCTCCGACACCTACCCCTACGTCGACGTCCGCGAGGACGACGTGTCGATGGGGCACGAGGCGACGGTCTCCAAGGTCTCCGAGGACCAGCTCTTCTACCTGATGAGCCGCGGCATGACCGAGTTCGAGGCCATGGCGATGATCGTGCGCGGCTTCGTCGAGCCGATCGCCAAGGAGCTGCCGATGGAGTACGCCCTCGAGCTCAACCGGCTGATCGAGCTGCAGATGGAGGGCTCGGTCGGTTAGTACGGCCCCGCCGTCCGCCGACCGTCCCCGAGAGTTCTTGACTGAGAAAGCGAGCACTACGACAGCCATGGCTGAGGCTCAGAACATCCCTGCGGGCTCCACCACCGCCGGGTCCATCGCGGTGGCGGCCGAGTCCACCGTCGCCACGCGCATGAGCGCGCCCCCGTCCTTCGACGTCGCGGACTTCCCCGTCCCGCACGGCCGCGAGGAGGAATGGCGCTTCACGCCGCTGGAGCGGATGCGCGGCCTGCACGACGGCACCGCCGTCGCCACCGGCGACGGCGTCAAGGTCGTCATCGAGGCGCCGTCCGGCGTCACGGTCGAGACCGTCGGCCGCGACGACGCGCGGCTCGGAAAGGCCGGCACGCCGGTGGACCGGGTCGCCGCGCAGGCGTACTCGTCCTTCCAGCAGGCCTCGGTCGTCACCGTCGCCAAGGAGGCCGTGCTCAGCGAGCCGATCCGGATCGCCGTGCACGGCCAAGGCGGTGTGGCCTACGGCCACCAGGTCATCGAGCTGGGTGCCTTCGCCGAGGCCGTCGTCGTCATCGACCACACCGGTGACGCCGTGCTCGCCGCCAACGTCGACTACGTCCTGGGCGACGGGGCGAAGCTGACCGTCGTCTCCGTCCAGGACTGGGACGAGAAGGCCGTCCACGTCGCCCAGCACAACACGCTGGTCGGCCGCGACGCCTCCTTCAAGTCGATCGTCGTCACCTTCGGCGGCGACCTGGTCCGCCTGCACCCGCGGATCGCCTACGCGGCCCCCGGCGGCGAGGCCGAGCTGTTCGGGCTGTACTTCACCGACAAGGGCCAGCACCAGGAGCACCGCCTCCTCGTCGACCACAACGCCCCGCACTGCAAGTCCAACGTCGCCTACAAGGGCGCCCTGCAGGGCGACGGCGCACACGCGGTGTGGATCGGTGACGTGCTCATCCAGGCGGCAGCCGAGGGCACCGACACCTACGAGATGAACCGCAACCTGGTTCTGACCGATGGCGCCCGGGTCGACTCCGTACCCAACCTGGAGATCGAGACAGGCGAGATCGTCGGCGCCGGCCACGCTTCGGCGACCGGCCGCTTCGACGACGAGCAGCTGTTCTACCTCCAGTCCCGGGGCATCCCGGCGGAGGAGGCCCGCCGGCTCGTCGTGCGCGGCTTCTTCGCCGAGCTGGTCCAGCAGATCGGTCTCCCCGACGTCGAGGCCCGGCTTCTCGACAAGATCGAGGCCGAGCTGAAGGCGTCGGTCTGACATGGCCTTCGTCAAAGCCTGTGCGCTGAGCGAGCTGGAGGACGACACCCCGAAGCGGGTGGAGCTCGACGGCACGCCGGTCTCCGTCGTCCGCACGGAGGGCGAGGTGTTCGCGATCAACGACATCTGCTCGCACGCGAACGTCTCGCTGTCCGAGGGCGAGGTGGAGGACTGCGCGATCGAGTGCTGGCTGCACGGATCGAGCTTCGACCTCCGCACCGGCAAGCCGTCCGGTCTTCCCGCGACGCGCCCCGTCCCCGTATATCCCGTAAAGATCGAAGGGGACGATGTGCTCGTCTCCGTCACCCAGGAGTCCTGAGTCACCCATGGCAACGCTTGAAATCCGCGACCTGCACGTCTCCGTCGAGGCCGACAACGCCACGAAGGAGATCCTCAAGGGCGTCGACCTGACCGTGAAGCAGGGCGAGACGCACGCCATCATGGGCCCGAACGGGTCCGGCAAGTCCACCCTCGCCTACTCGCTCGCGGGTCACCCCAAGTACACGATCACGAGTGGCACGGTGACCCTGGACGGCGAGGACGTCCTGGAGATGTCCGTCGACGAGCGGGCCCGCGCCGGCCTGTTCCTGGCCATGCAGTACCCGGTCGAGATCCCCGGGGTCTCGGTCTCCAACTTCCTGCGCACCTCCGCCACCGCCGTCCGCGGCGAGGCCCCCAAGCTGCGGACGTGGGTCAAGGAGGTCAAGGAGACGATGGCCGAGCTCCAGATGGACCCGTCCTTCGCCGAGCGCAACGTCAACGAGGGCTTCTCCGGCGGTGAGAAGAAGCGTCACGAGATCCTTCAGCTGGAGCTCCTCAAGCCGAAGATCGCCATCCTCGACGAGACCGACTCCGGCCTCGACGTCGACGCCCTGCGCGTCGTGTCCGAGGGCGTCAACCGGGTGCGCGAGCGCGGCGAGGTCGGCACCCTG from Streptomyces sp. NBC_01341 includes these protein-coding regions:
- a CDS encoding bifunctional 3-phenylpropionate/cinnamic acid dioxygenase ferredoxin subunit codes for the protein MAFVKACALSELEDDTPKRVELDGTPVSVVRTEGEVFAINDICSHANVSLSEGEVEDCAIECWLHGSSFDLRTGKPSGLPATRPVPVYPVKIEGDDVLVSVTQES
- the sufB gene encoding Fe-S cluster assembly protein SufB gives rise to the protein MTLPTETAHPELDGLGTYEFGWADSDAAGAAAKRGLSEAVVRDISEKKNEPEWMLNLRLKGLKLFGKKPMPNWGSDLSGIDFDNIKYFVRSTEKQAESWEDLPEDIKNTYDKLGIPEAEKQRLVAGVAAQYESEVVYHQINEELEAQGVIFMDTDTALKEHPELFKEYFGTVIPVGDNKFASLNSAVWSGGSFIYVPKGVHVEIPLQAYFRINTENMGQFERTLIIVDEDAYVHYVEGCTAPIYSSDSLHSAVVEIIVKKGGRCRYTTIQNWSNNVYNLVTKRAVAYEGATMEWVDGNIGSKVTMKYPAVYLMGEHAKGETLSIAFAGEGQHQDAGAKMVHMAPNTSSNIVSKSVARGGGRTSYRGLIEIGEGAPGAKSNVLCDALLVDTISRSDTYPYVDVREDDVSMGHEATVSKVSEDQLFYLMSRGMTEFEAMAMIVRGFVEPIAKELPMEYALELNRLIELQMEGSVG
- the sufC gene encoding Fe-S cluster assembly ATPase SufC; protein product: MATLEIRDLHVSVEADNATKEILKGVDLTVKQGETHAIMGPNGSGKSTLAYSLAGHPKYTITSGTVTLDGEDVLEMSVDERARAGLFLAMQYPVEIPGVSVSNFLRTSATAVRGEAPKLRTWVKEVKETMAELQMDPSFAERNVNEGFSGGEKKRHEILQLELLKPKIAILDETDSGLDVDALRVVSEGVNRVRERGEVGTLLITHYTRILRYIKPDFVHVFANGRIAESGGAELADKLENEGYEAYVKGGASA
- a CDS encoding helix-turn-helix transcriptional regulator — encoded protein: MKYVGEAPQEELATGERSTRNRVARSILDHGPSTVADLAKRVGLTQAAVRRHLDALVTDDVVEAREQRVYGARTRGRPAKVFALTDCGRDAFDQSYDKLAADALRWIADTAGDEALVAFARARMAAQYETYRAVVEAAAPESRTEALAKALSADGYAATARSAPGPRQGEQLCQHHCPVAHVAEQFPQLCEAETEFFSSLLGTHVQRLATLAHGDGVCTTFVPRGSPTSPQTSQTTHSASASTAGRNPA
- the sufD gene encoding Fe-S cluster assembly protein SufD codes for the protein MAEAQNIPAGSTTAGSIAVAAESTVATRMSAPPSFDVADFPVPHGREEEWRFTPLERMRGLHDGTAVATGDGVKVVIEAPSGVTVETVGRDDARLGKAGTPVDRVAAQAYSSFQQASVVTVAKEAVLSEPIRIAVHGQGGVAYGHQVIELGAFAEAVVVIDHTGDAVLAANVDYVLGDGAKLTVVSVQDWDEKAVHVAQHNTLVGRDASFKSIVVTFGGDLVRLHPRIAYAAPGGEAELFGLYFTDKGQHQEHRLLVDHNAPHCKSNVAYKGALQGDGAHAVWIGDVLIQAAAEGTDTYEMNRNLVLTDGARVDSVPNLEIETGEIVGAGHASATGRFDDEQLFYLQSRGIPAEEARRLVVRGFFAELVQQIGLPDVEARLLDKIEAELKASV